The Mesorhizobium sp. B1-1-8 genome contains a region encoding:
- a CDS encoding acetyl-CoA acetyltransferase gives MTACIVGWAHSRFGKLEGETLEGLITKVAVEALDHAGIGPDDVDEIVLGHFNAGFSPQDFTASLVLQADDRLRFKPATRVENACATGSAAVRQGIRAIDAHAARIVLVVGAEQMTTTPGPEIGKNLLKASYLPEDGETPAGFAGVFGKIAQAYFQRYGDQSDALATIAAKNHKNGVDNPYAQMRKDFGYEFCRQESDKNPFVAGPLKRTDCSLVSDGAAALVLTDTATALRMRRAVTFRANEHVQDFLPMSKRDILAFEGCEQAWNQALKKAGVTLDDLSFVETHDCFTIAELIEYEAMGMAKPGEGARLALDGTTAKDGRLPVNPSGGLKAKGHPIGATGVSMHVLTAMQLTGEAGGIQVPGAKLGGIFNMGGAAVANYVSILDRIR, from the coding sequence ATGACCGCATGCATCGTCGGCTGGGCGCATTCACGCTTCGGCAAGCTCGAGGGCGAGACGCTGGAGGGCCTGATCACCAAGGTCGCCGTCGAGGCGCTCGACCATGCCGGCATCGGCCCGGACGATGTCGACGAGATCGTGCTCGGCCATTTCAACGCCGGCTTTTCTCCGCAGGATTTCACCGCCAGCCTGGTGCTGCAGGCCGACGACCGGCTGCGCTTCAAGCCGGCGACCCGCGTCGAGAATGCCTGCGCCACCGGCTCGGCCGCGGTGAGGCAAGGCATCCGCGCCATCGACGCCCATGCCGCCCGCATCGTGCTGGTGGTCGGCGCCGAGCAGATGACGACCACGCCCGGTCCCGAGATCGGCAAGAACCTGCTCAAGGCCTCCTATCTGCCCGAGGATGGCGAGACGCCGGCCGGTTTCGCCGGCGTCTTCGGCAAGATCGCGCAAGCCTATTTCCAGCGCTATGGCGACCAGTCGGATGCGCTGGCCACGATTGCCGCCAAGAACCACAAGAACGGTGTCGACAATCCCTATGCGCAGATGCGCAAGGATTTCGGCTATGAGTTCTGCCGCCAGGAAAGCGACAAGAACCCGTTCGTCGCCGGTCCGCTGAAGCGCACCGACTGTTCGCTGGTCTCCGACGGTGCCGCCGCTCTTGTGCTGACCGATACCGCGACCGCATTGAGGATGCGCCGCGCCGTCACCTTCCGCGCCAACGAGCATGTCCAGGATTTCCTGCCGATGTCGAAGCGCGACATCCTTGCCTTCGAAGGCTGCGAGCAGGCCTGGAACCAGGCGCTGAAGAAGGCCGGCGTGACGCTGGACGACCTCTCCTTCGTCGAGACGCATGACTGCTTCACCATCGCCGAGCTGATCGAATATGAGGCGATGGGCATGGCCAAGCCAGGCGAGGGCGCCAGGCTGGCGCTGGACGGCACGACCGCCAAGGACGGGCGGCTGCCGGTCAATCCTTCCGGCGGGCTGAAGGCAAAGGGCCATCCGATTGGCGCCACCGGCGTGTCGATGCATGTGCTGACCGCAATGCAGCTCACCGGCGAGGCCGGCGGCATCCAGGTGCCGGGCGCCAAGCTCGGCGGCATCTTCAACATGGGCGGCGCCGCCGTCGCCAACTACGTTTCCATCCTCGATCGGATCAGATAG
- the betI gene encoding choline-responsive transcriptional repressor BetI, producing MPKIGMEPLRRRALIDATISAIGERGSLDVTMSEIAGRAGVSSALAHHYFGAKDELLFATMRHILSELNTDTRRVLSVAMSPRQRVSAVVAVNFSDAQFQPEIIAAWLAFYVEAQKSPALRRLLKVYARRLHSNLMSGLTAILPRSEADRVAEATAALIDGLYIRRALKDGVPDAQTAIALIEDYLETKLTRRSMP from the coding sequence ATGCCGAAAATCGGAATGGAACCACTGCGCCGCAGGGCGCTCATCGACGCGACGATCTCAGCGATCGGCGAGCGCGGCTCGCTGGACGTGACCATGTCGGAGATCGCCGGCCGTGCCGGCGTATCGTCGGCGCTGGCGCATCATTATTTCGGCGCCAAGGACGAGTTGCTGTTCGCCACGATGCGGCACATCCTTTCCGAGCTCAACACCGACACGCGGCGTGTGCTCAGCGTAGCGATGTCGCCGCGCCAGCGCGTCTCGGCCGTCGTCGCGGTGAATTTCTCCGACGCCCAGTTCCAGCCCGAGATCATCGCCGCCTGGCTCGCCTTCTATGTCGAGGCTCAGAAGTCCCCGGCCTTGCGGCGGCTGCTCAAGGTCTATGCGCGGCGGCTGCACTCCAATCTGATGAGCGGGCTGACCGCCATCCTGCCGCGCAGCGAAGCCGACCGCGTGGCGGAAGCAACCGCAGCGCTGATCGACGGGCTCTACATCCGGCGCGCGCTGAAGGACGGCGTGCCCGACGCCCAGACCGCGATCGCGCTGATCGAAGATTATCTCGAAACCAAGCTTACAAGACGGAGCATGCCTTGA